Proteins encoded by one window of Lathyrus oleraceus cultivar Zhongwan6 chromosome 1, CAAS_Psat_ZW6_1.0, whole genome shotgun sequence:
- the LOC127123555 gene encoding elongation factor 1-alpha, which yields MGKEKVHINIVVIGHVDSGKSTTTGHLIYKLGGIDKRVIERFEKEAAEMNKRSFKYAWVLDKLKAERERGITIDIALWKFETTKYYCTVIDAPGHRDFIKNMITGTSQADCAVLIIDSTTGGFEAGISKDGQTREHALLAFTLGVKQMICCCNKMDATTPKYSKGRYEEIVKEVSSYLKKVGYNPDKIPFVPISGFEGDNMIERSTNLDWYKGPTLLDALDNINEPKRPSDKPLRLPLQDVYKIGGIGTVPVGRVETGVVKPGMLVTFAPTGLTTEVKSVEMHHEALTEALPGDNVGFNVKNVAVKDLKRGFVASNSKDDPAKEAANFTSQVIIMNHPGQIGNGYAPVLDCHTSHIAVKFAELITKIDRRSGKEIEKEPKFLKNGDAGMVKMIPTKPMVVETFAEYPPLGRFAVRDMRQTVAVGVIKSVEKKDPTGAKVTKAAAKKK from the exons ATGGGTAAGGAAAAGGTTCAcattaacattgttgtcattgGACATGTCGACTCTGGAAAATCAACCACGACTGGTCACTTGATCTACAAGCTTGGAGGTATTGACAAGCGTGTGATCGAGAGGTTTGAGAAGGAAGCTGCTGAAATGAACAAGCGTTCATTCAAGTATGCCTGGGTGCTTGACAAGCTTAAGGCCGAGCGTGAAAGAGGAATTACCATTGATATTGCCTTGTGGAAATTTGAAACCACCAAGTACTACTGCACTGTCATTGATGCTCCTGGACATCGTGACTTTATCAAGAACATGATTACTGGAACCTCCCAGGCTGATTGTGCTGTCCTTATTATTGATTCCACCACTGGTGGTTTTGAAGCCGGTATCTCTAAGGATGGGCAGACCCGTGAACATGCACTACTTGCCTTTACTCTTGGTGTGAAGCAGATGATTTGTTGTTGTAACAAG ATGGATGCTACCACTCCTAAGTACTCCAAGGGCAGGTATGAGGAAATCGTGAAGGAAGTTTCTTCCTACTTGAAGAAGGTTGGTTACAACCCAGACAAAATTCCCTTCGTTCCCATCTCTGGTTTTGAGGGAGACAACATGATTGAGAGGTCCACCAACCTTGACTGGTACAAGGGACCAACTCTACTTGATGCTCTTGACAACATCAATGAGCCAAAGAGACCCTCAGACAAGCCCCTCAGGCTTCCATTGCAAGATGTTTACAAGATTGGTGGTATTGGAACTGTGCCAGTGGGACGTGTTGAAACTGGTGTTGTGAAGCCCGGTATGCTTGTGACTTTTGCTCCTACTGGTTTGACAACTGAGGTTAAGTCCGTTGAGATGCACCACGAGGCTCTCACCGAGGCTCTTCCAGGAGACAATGTCGGATTCAATGTTAAGAATGTTGCAGTGAAGGATCTCAAGCGTGGTTTTGTTGCATCCAACTCCAAGGATGACCCTGCCAAGGAAGCTGCCAACTTCACATCCCAGGTCATCATCATGAACCACCCTGGACAGATTGGAAATGGTTATGCACCAGTGCTCGATTGCCACACCTCTCACATTGCTGTGAAGTTTGCTGAACTTATCACCAAGATTGACAGGCGATCTGGTAAGGAGATTGAGAAGGAGCCCAAGTTTTTGAAGAATGGTGATGCCGGTATGGTTAAGATGATTCCAACCAAGCCCATGGTGGTGGAAACTTTTGCTGAGTATCCTCCTCTTGGACGTTTTGCTGTGAGGGACATGAGACAAACTGTTGCTGTCGGAGTCATCAAGAGTGTGGAGAAGAAGGACCCAACTGGAGCCAAGGTCACCAAAGCTGCAGCCAAGAAGAAGTGA